The Acidaminococcus fermentans DSM 20731 sequence ATCCGTTTTGCAGATTGCAGTGGATTTTGTTTGATCATCCTATAGGAAAATAACAAACGGCTTGCACGTCCGGGCTCGCGACCTCGACCCGCAACTTCCCCAAAAAGGGGGTGTGAAAAAATGCTTTTTCACACCCCGTCACTAGTCACTAGTCACTAGTCTCTAGTCACTAGCCGATGGAAGCCAGCTGACGCAAGCGAAATAAAGGCGCTGTGGATGATTTTTTCACAGCGCCTTTTTCCTGCATTCCTCACAATATCCGTACAGTTCCAGATAATGGCCCACGATTTCGAAATGGGTCTTTTGGGCCAGATCTTCCTCGAAGCCGTGGAGGGGGCAGCCGTCGATGTTCACTACTTTGTGGCAGCCCAGGCAAATCAGATGATGGGTATGGCTGAGGGTGTACAGCAGGAACCCGTATTTCCGGCTCTGGGGCAGCAGGACCTTTTCCGTCAGCTTCTTTTCCGTGAAACTTTCCAGGATCCGGTACACCGTGGAAAAATTCAGGGTGGCCCCTGTCTGGAGCAGTTTCTGGTAGATTTCATCGGCACTGAGCACTTCCCGCTGGTCCAGGAGCATGGCCAGCACCTGGAGCCGGGCCTGGGTGCATTTCAGCCCGGCCCGGCGGATCAGCTGCCGGGCATCCAGGGGGGATCCCTTCTTATCCATGGCGCACCTGCCGTTTCTGGCTCCGGGACTGGAACAGCAGCACCAGCAGGAGCAGCACGACGGAAACGATGGCGGTGATCCCGCCTGGCGCTGCACCCAGGTAATAGGAGACCACCAGACCGGCCATTACGTCCAGGAAGCTGAACAGGACCGCCAGGGCCATGGTCTTTTTGAAGCCCTGATGGAGCTGGAGGGCGGTGGCCACCGGCAGAGCGATCAGGGAACTGATCACCAGGATCCCCACGATCCGGATGGAAACGGAAATGGTGGCGGCCACCAGGATGGAGAACACGTAGTTGATGGCCCGGGCTTTCACTCCCAGGATCCGGGCGCCGTCTTCGTCAAAGGACAGGAGCACCAGTTGGGGGAACAGGCCGAAAATGGCCAGCAGGGAGATCACGGTAAGGATGGCCACGGTGGTCACTTCCCCCTGGCTGACGGTGAGGATGCTGCCGAACAGGAAGGAATCCACATTGGCATGGACCAGACCGGAACTGATGATGGTAATGGCAATGCCCACGGACAGGGACAGGACAATCACCAGGGTCAGTTCCGCATACCGGCGGAATTTTTCCCGGAGCACTTCAATGAGGAGACCGAAGAAGGAAGTCAGGCAGAAAGCACTGAGGATGGGGTTGGCATGGAACAGGAGCCCGGTGGCCACCCCGGCCAGGGAGGCGTGGCTCAGGGCATCTCCGATCATGGAATAGCGCCGGAGCACCAGGAAGGTACCGATCAGGGGACAGATCAGGGAAATCAGCAGGGATACCGCCAGGGCATTCCGCATAAACGCATACTCAAACATGGGCGCAGTCACCTCCGTTTTCCGCCAGATATTCCCGGATATATTCCTGGGGGGTGCAGAAATGGCCCTGGCCCCGGACCACATGGAAGAAGCTGGAAGCATTGTGGGCGGCGTACCGGAGATTGTGTTCCACGGTCACCACCGTAATGCCCTGGGTTTCGTTCAGCTGGTGGATCAGGGGATAGAGATCATCCTGGCTTTTCAGATCCATGCCGGTGGAGGGCTCGTCGAAGATCATCAGATCCGGTTTTCCCAGCAGGGCTTTGGCAATCATCACTTTCTGGTACTGGCCTCCGGAAAGGGCTCCAATCAGATGGTCCTGGAGGGGTTCGATGTGCATTTTGGCCAGGGCCCGGTCCGTGGCCTCCCGGTCTTTGATCCGGAGGACCTGCCGGGTGTAGTCCAGCACTTCCCGGACGGTAATGGGGAACTGTTTGTTGACCATGTCCGTGGGCTGGGGCACGTAGGCGGGCCGGCGGAAGGTGGTGGAAATGGTTCCGCTGCTGGGTGTCAGGAGACCCAGGATCAGCTTCACCAGGGTGCTTTTGCCGCTGCCGTTTTCTCCCACAATGGCCACATAGTCCCCGTCATGGATTTCCATGGACAGGTCATGGAGAAGGTAAGGTCCCTGCTCATAGGCAAAGGACAGATGAGAAATCTGAAGCATGGTATTGACCTCTTTCTGGTATGATGGCGCAAATGCAAATGATTTGCGTTTGTTGACGGACGGTACTCTATATGATATGATATCTTTCGCGAAAATGCAAATGGTTTGCATGTAGGCAGTTGCCTGGCAACAGCCTGTCAACGGTCAATTGTCAATGGCCGATGGGTAAATTTGCAGGCATAATTTTTGAATGTGTGAGTCGGATCCGCAGGGGCGGCAGGCCCGGCCGCCTGGCATTGTGCCGGTGGTCTGTGGATCCTGCGGGCTCCCCGGCGCGGAGCTCCTGCAGGTCCGTACCCATTACAGGGATAGGCAAAAGGAAAGGAATGGATCGATGAAACGGATTGTATTGTTGCTGTTGGCGGGGCTTTTGACTCTTTTTGCCGGGTGCGGCGGGAAAAAGGCCCCGGCCAAAACGGCGGAAGGCAGGCTGCCGGTGGTGGCCAGCTTTTATGCCATGAAGGAAATCACGGAAGCCATTGGGGGGGACAAGGTGGCGGTGACCACCCTGATCCCGGAAGGGACGGAACCCCATGAATTCCAGCCCACCACCCGGAGCATGAAGGATCTGAGCCGGGCCCGGGTACTGGTGCTCCAGGGGCTGGGAATGGAACCCTGGGCGGAAGATATGGTGAAAGCGGCGGAAAACCCCGGTCTGGTCCAGGTTACGGCAGCCCGGGATGTGGCCCCCATTGCCAATGAAGACGCGGAGGAGATCCGGGAACACGGCCAGTATGATCCCCATGCCTGGCTGAGCCCCTCCTGTGCCCAGGTGGAAGCAGCGGCCATTGTCCGGGGGCTGTCCCAGGCGGATCCGGACAATGCGGCCTATTACCAGGCCAATGGGGAAAAATTCATCGGACGGCTGCGGCAGCTGGAAAAAACCTACAAAGAAAAATTCCAGTCCGTTCCCCGGAAAGATTTCGTCACCGGTCATGCGGCCTTTGCCTACCTGTGCCGGGATTTCGGGCTGGAACAGAACAGCGTGGAAGGGGTCTTTGCCTCCGGGGAACCCAATGCCCGGCAGCTGGCCAAACTGGTGGAATACTGCCGGGAACACCAGGTGAACACCATCTTCACGGAAGCAGCGGTCAGCCCCAAGACCAGCCAGGCCCTGGCCAGGGAAGTGGGGGCGAAAGTGGTGCCCATCCATACCCTGGAAGGGGGAGAAGGGGAAGGGAACTATCTGCAGCAGATGGAAGAGAACCTGGCGCGGATTTATGAGAGTTTGAAGTAGGGGGGGCTGCAGGAGCAACGCCCTGTCAACGGTCAGCGGCCAAAGGAGGCCAGCAAAGCTGGTTTTGAACAACGGTAACGGTTGTATCAATCGTGTTCCCGTAGGGGCGGCAGGCCCGGCCGCCCGCCAAATAACCGTTTGTCCGTATGTTATGCGGGGCGCCGGACCTGCGCTCCCTACGGTTTATGCGGTTCAAAATCAATTTGCAAAAATTGATTTCCAACGGCTGATGACTGCTGACAAGAAAGTGTATGCTGCACGTTCCGTGCAACAACCCCCTTCACATTTTCTTCATATTTTTCCAACAGTTTATGCATGAGGAACCGGTATAATAAAGACAAAGAAAAGAACAAACCAAACCAACCTGGACAAGGAAGAAAGGATGATCCATCATGACGGCAAAATTCAAGACTCTGGCAGTGGCAGCGGCGTTCTTTGCGGCAGGCAGCATGGCGGGGCCTCGGTTGTTTTCTGTGACCCCGGCTCATGCAGCAGAAGCGGCGGGGGGAAATCAGTCGGTTGTACAAGCTTTGGACAACCAGGTTGGATGTCCTTATTACAACCAGAATGGACGGCACTGGAGAGGTGGACGACGGGGCCGGGGAGGTTGCTGGAACCAGGGCCAACAGCCCCCCTGCTGGGGCGACGACGGCCAGGGACAGGGGCAGCAGAGCTGAAAAAGCGGGGTGTGAAAGAATTCACACTCCCGGTCGCAGGCCGCGAGTCGCAGGTCGCGGGACTGGACGTTCAAGTCGTTTGTCTTTCTTCTATATTTCTATACGATGATGAGACCCAATCGGATGAAACCTGTATAGCCAGTTTTTCGGGCTGCACCAGCAAGCCCGCGACTCACGGCTCGAGACCCGTGACCTGAAAAGGGGGTGTTGCACAGCAACACCCCCTTTTTATATAATGTTCCCAGCAAGGAGGCGCTTATGGACAACTACTCTGTATTGCTGGTGGACGATGATCCCAAGCTGCTGGATCTTCTGGTCAACTACTTCACAAAGGAACAATTTACGGTGCTGGCTGCCCGGGACGGGGAGGAAGCCCTGCGGATCTTCCGGAAGGAGCAGCCCCAGTTGCTGGTGCTGGACCTGATGCTGCCCAAAATCGACGGCCGGGACGTGTGCCGGACCATCCGGCAGGACAGTACCGTCCCCATTATCATGCTCACCGCCCGGGATGCGGAATTCGACCGGCTCATGGGACTGGAACTGGGGGCGGATGATTATGTGACCAAGCCTTTCAGCATGCGGGAACTGGTGGCCCGGGTCCGGGCCCTGCTCCGGCGGACCTACGGGGCTTACGGGCAGCAGAAGGAAGGAGCCCCGGAAACGGTGATCCGGGCCGGGACTCTGGAACTGGATCTGGACCGGCATATCCTCCGGCGGAAGGAAGAGGGGGACGGCTGGAAGCCCATTGAACTGACCCCCATTGAATTCAATCTGCTGGAAGTCCTTATGAAAAGCCCTGGTCATGTGTACAACCGGCTCCAATTAATGGAAAACAGCCATGGATTTGCCTTTGACGGGTATGAACGGACCATTGATGCCCATATCCGGAACCTGCGGCGGAAAATCGAGCCGGATACGAAAAATCCCCGGTACATCCTGACGGTGTACGGCATCGGCTACAAATTCGGAGGATGAGTCATGCATTTTCACAGCGTGCGGAACAAGATGATGCTCAGCACTTTTCTGCTGATCCTGGTCTGCGCCCTGATCGTCATTGCCATCTGCAACCAGCAGATGGAGACCCACTTTTTCCAGTATCTCCAGGATCCCTCCGCCCTGGCCGGGCAGCAGGGGGGAGAAAACTGCGGTCAGGGACTGGGCATGGGAAGGGGCATGATGGGCGGCGGCATGGGTATGGGAGGCATGCGCCGCCGGATGATGATGGGAGCGGCGGAACGGACTTTTGTGGAATCCTACCATAAATCCCTGTGGTGGATCGGGTTCCTGTTCGCCGGAATCGGGCTGGTAGTGAGTTACTTCCTGTCCGGGAACATCACCCGGCCCCTGCGGCAGCTCTCCCAGGCGGCGGAAAAAATTCGCCAGGGGGAACTGAAGCAGGAGGTGCCGGTGGAAACCGGGGATGAAGTGGGCCAGCTGGCTTCCGTGTTCAACCAGATGTCCGCGGAACTGGCCGCCAACGAAAGCAACCGACAGGAGTTGCTGGCCAATATCGCCCACGAGCTGAAAACGCCTCTGGCGGTGCTCCAGGGCCATCTGGAAAGCATGCTGGACGGGGTGGAACAGCCGGAGCCGGACAAACTGTTTTCCATGCAGGAGGAAGTCATGCGGCTGACCCGGCTGGTGGGGGATCTGCGGGACCTGTCCCTGGCCCAGGTCCATCAGCTGGAACTCCATCTCCAGCCGGTGGATCTGGGGGAAAAGACGGAACGGTCGGCAGAAATGCTGGAACCCCTGCTGGAGGAGAAAAAACTCCATTTTAAGAAGGAACTGGCTCCGGATCTGCCGGTACGGCAGCTGGATCCGGACCGGATGAACCAGATCCTGTACAACCTGATCACCAACGCCATCCGGTATACCACCCCGGGGACGGCCATCCTGCTGAAAACGGAAGGGGCAGGGGAAAAGGTGCGGCTGACCATTGCCGATGAAGGGCCGGGGATCCCGCCGGAAGATCTGCCCCATGTGTTCGAACAGTTCTATCGGGGGGAGAAATCCCGGAACCGGGCCTCCGGGGGCAGCGGCATCGGGCTGTCCCTGGCCAAAAGCTTCGTGGAAGCACAGGGCGGGCATATAGAAGCCAGGAACCGGCCCCAGGGCGGGGCGGAGTTTGTGGTGGAGGTATAGGGGGCTGTTGCATGAGCAACAGCCCCGTCAACTGTCAACTGTCAACGGTCGACGGCCAAAGGAGGCCAGCAAAGCTGGCGTTGAACAACGGTAGCCGTTATATAAATCGTTCCTGTAGGGGCGACAGGCCCGGTCGCCCGCCAAATCAGCAGTTGACCACGTGTTTTGCGGGGCGCCGGGCCTGCGCCCCCTACGGTTTATGCTGATTGAAAATAAATTTGTAAAATTGATTTTCAACACCCCTTCATATTTTCTTCACATTTCCTTCCCACCATCTGCATATTGTATTCCTATAATACAAGTATGAAATGAAACAAACCCAATGGAGGAGCGATGTGCAATGGTTATGACGAATTATATGGATCTTTTGGCGGCCAACCAGCCCTGGAACCTGATCCTCTTTATGGTGATCCCGGTGGTGCTGGCGGAATCCCTGGTGGCTACAGAATTCTATACCACTTATTACAACGGCAAGGCGGCTGGCTGGAAGGCCTGGAACCACCGGCTGGGAATTGCCGCCGGGGTGTATTTTGCCCTGGTGGTGCTGTATCTCCTGGTGAACGTGGTGCCCGGGATCCACTGGAAGGGCTGGGCGGATCAGCTGGCCATCGTGGCCTATCTGCTGGGGATTGTTCCCCTGGGAGCCATTGCCCTGATGGAAATGGGGGTCACCGGGAAGCACCTGACGGAACAGCAGCGGACCCTGCGGCATTTCGGCCTTTTGATCGGATTCCTGGTGGTCAGCCATGTGGCCATGGTGTTCGGCATGGTGGATCCCACCATCACCGGCTGGCAGCCCATGCCGGCGCAGATGCACCAGATGGATCATATGGGACATATGTAAGAAAAGAGGGGGTGCTGCACAGGACGTGCAGCACCCTCATTTTCATTTCTTCAATGCTTTTTCCAGTGCTTTGGCCAGTTCCAGATCGGAGGCCGGATTCTGTCCGGTGATCAGTTCCCGGTCTTTGACCACATGGCTCTGGTTTATGCCCTGGACCTGGATCTTTCCACCGGCCAGCTGGAGAGCCTGTTCCAGATGGAAGGGCATTTCCGTTCCTTTGGCCACTTCACCGGGCCATTCTTCCGCATCAGAAAGAGCGGTCATGGCATAGCCCTCGTAGATCCAGCCCTTGCCCAGGGCAAGGACACTCCTTACGTCCCGATCCACCAGAGCTTTCCGGTAGCCGGCGGGATCCGGCAGGGCTGCCAGGGCAGCAGCCGGCCCGTGGCAGATCAAGGCAGTGGGCTTCTCTTTGGCGTGGAAATCCTTCAGGATGGTCCCCAGGTCCTGATTTTCCATCAGGCTGCCCATGGGGGCATGGCCACCGGGAATGAACAGGGCATCATACCGGTCCAGTCCGCCCTGGATGGCCTGCTGGAAGGAAATGGGCTTCAGGCCGTTGACGAAGGCTTCCGCCCGGGCCCGTTCAGTTTCTTTGTCCTGGAAAAATTTTTTGTCATTGGATCCCTGGTCCATAATGGGATCCTTCCCTTCCGGGGTGGCCAGGACGATTTCCCAGCCTTTTTGGGCCAGGTATTCTGTGGGGACGGCCAGTTCGTTCAGGAAGAATCCGGTGGACATCCGGGTGTGATTGGCCAGCTCCAGGGTTCCCTCACTGGAGGCAATCACCAGGATCCGGCCTTTGACCGGGGCTGCCTGGGCGGACAGTGCACCCAGGGGCAGAGCCAGCATGGCAGTCAGTATCATTCTGAAAAACGCTTCATGGTATCAGCTCCTGTTGTTCATGTTGTCTACATTTTAGGAAATAGGGGCTCTTTTGGGAAGTACGCACTTTTTGGTTCTTTAGTACCCCAAAGGGAACTGTCTGTTAAAAAGTGCCGGCCATGTATTCCCGGCCCCAGTTGCAGATAGCCATGATGATGGGACGGAGGGATTCTCCCCGGTCTGTGAGGGTATATTCGGTTTTGGGCGGGACCACCGGATAGACGGTGCGGTGGATCAGTCCATCCCCTTCCAGTTCCCGCAGCTGCTGGGTGAGCATCTTGGCGGTGGCCCGGGGGATGTGGCGCTGGAGCTGGCTGAAACGGAGCACGGATTCCGTCATCAGGTAGTACAGGATGATGGCTTTGTATTTTCCCCCCAGCTGACTCAGGGCCGCTTCTACCGGACAGTTGTATTTCTTTTCGTTCATGGGCATGGGACCTCTTTATAGTTTCTAAAAAGATAGTATCATACAAAAAAGTGCATTCTTGTGGTCTGGATAGATTGGAGATAATATTAGCACAGTCAATTCCAAAAAACAAGAAAACAGGAGGAAAAACATATGCAAAAAGATATCGGTGCGGTGATGGGGCTGTATCCTACCCCGGTAACCATCGTGGGAACTGTGGCGGAAGGACGGGTGAACTGGCTGCCGGTGGCCCATGTGGGCGTGGTGGAGCATACCCGGTTCCTGATCAGTGTGGATAAGGCCCACGAATTTTCCGTACGGGGAATCGAAACCAACGGGACGGTATCCGTCAGCCTGGTGAACCGGGACATCCTGGCGGCGGCCGATTACTGCGGCCTGCACAAAGGCGCCCAGGAAGACAAGTCCCAGGTGTTCCCCCATCATTTCGACGAGGTGGAAGGGGCGCCCATTCCGGACAATGCCCCCCTGGTGATGACCTGCCGGGTTATCCGGAAAGTGGAGGTGGGACAGTTCAACAATTATATCCTGGAACCAGTCCACACCTATGTGGAGGAACGGTATCTGAACGAACGGAACAAACCGGATTATGCCAAAATGCGGCCCATCCTGTTCGAGTTCCGCAATGCCCTCTATCTGGAAACCGGGGATGTGGCCGGCCGGTGCTGGCAGATTGGACGGGAATTCCAGGTCCGGCGGTAGAGTTGTATCGTTTCCTTTCCAGGGGGTGTGATTTTTTCACACCCCCTTCCATCGGCCGTTGACCGTTGACAGCTGACCGTTGACTGGGGCTGCGCTTGCGCCGCCCCCTTAGTACTTCTCCTCCATAAACTCCACAAAGGCCCGGACACTGGCCAGGTGGCGGTAATTTTTCCGGTAGAACATCCAGGTTTCCCGGAGCAGGGGCTTCCCTTCCAGGGTGGTGAGCACGGTGGGGGTGATCCGGGGGGTATCCTGGCCGCAGCTCCGGGAGAGCAGGGTAAACCCCAGTCCTTCCTGGACCATCTTCAGGCAGGTATCCATGGCATCGGTTTCGATGATGGTGAGGGGGGGCTTCCGGTAATGAGCGTACCACCAGTCATCCAGCACGTTCTGGAGCAGGGGATCGGTCACATAGTGGATGTAGGGATAGCTGGGCAGCAGGTCCATGTTCAGGGGCTCCCGGCTGAAGGCGCAGAGGGGATCCTGCCACAGGAGCCGTTTTTCCTCGTTCCAGTTGTGGTCCCCCCGGACAATGCAGATATGGTACTTTCCCTCCAGGAAATCCCGGTACCGGTCATGGCTGAAGCCGCTTTTCATGTGGATCTCGATCCGGGGGTAGATTTTCCGGAACTGAGTCAGGATCCGGGGCATGTGGTATTTGGCAAATACGTTGGAGCAGGCGATGGAAAGGGTCCCTGCCGGATGGATCCGGGCGTCGGACAGGCTGTCCCGGATCTTCTGGTAGGAGGATTCCATCTGGAGGAAGAACCGGTACAGCAGTTCTCCTTCTGAAGTGAACTGGATGCCCCGGGGCTGGCGGAGGAACAGGGTACAGCCGAATTCCGCCTCCAGCCGTTTCAGCCGGTCCGTGAGCGCGGGCTGGGACAGGAACAGCCGCTTGGCGGTATGGGTGATGTTCTTTTCCTCGTACAGGGTTTTCAGCAGCAGGATGTCTTTGTTGTCCATGGAAACCTCCTTACAGGATGGGTGTTGAAAGATAGAAATATTTTATCGCAAAACCCCGAAAAAACCTATTTGTTTTTTTCGGAAAGAAACGGTACACTGAAAACAGAGAGCGGACCCCGGGCAGCCCCCTGTGGGGGGAACGGTCCATCCTCTCAGGAAACCAGCAAGGGAAAAAGGACGGCGGACAGGAACGCCGTCCTTTTTCCTGTCCGGAGCAGGAGAAGAAACAAAACCATAGAAAAATCTGATGACAGATACAAGAAAACACGTATTTGTGTTATTTCACGGAAAATTCTATGATAGGGCTGTGCAGAAGTGAACCATCTGATCTGAATCAAAGCAGGAGGGACAAACAATTATGGTTGAACTGATCCATGAGGGAGTTTATTACAGGGACGGACAGCTGCTGACGGAGGCAGAACTGGCCGCCCAGGGTGTCAAGGCTGACAGGGACGGGGGT is a genomic window containing:
- a CDS encoding Fur family transcriptional regulator; protein product: MDKKGSPLDARQLIRRAGLKCTQARLQVLAMLLDQREVLSADEIYQKLLQTGATLNFSTVYRILESFTEKKLTEKVLLPQSRKYGFLLYTLSHTHHLICLGCHKVVNIDGCPLHGFEEDLAQKTHFEIVGHYLELYGYCEECRKKAL
- a CDS encoding metal ABC transporter permease encodes the protein MFEYAFMRNALAVSLLISLICPLIGTFLVLRRYSMIGDALSHASLAGVATGLLFHANPILSAFCLTSFFGLLIEVLREKFRRYAELTLVIVLSLSVGIAITIISSGLVHANVDSFLFGSILTVSQGEVTTVAILTVISLLAIFGLFPQLVLLSFDEDGARILGVKARAINYVFSILVAATISVSIRIVGILVISSLIALPVATALQLHQGFKKTMALAVLFSFLDVMAGLVVSYYLGAAPGGITAIVSVVLLLLVLLFQSRSQKRQVRHG
- a CDS encoding metal ABC transporter ATP-binding protein, producing MLQISHLSFAYEQGPYLLHDLSMEIHDGDYVAIVGENGSGKSTLVKLILGLLTPSSGTISTTFRRPAYVPQPTDMVNKQFPITVREVLDYTRQVLRIKDREATDRALAKMHIEPLQDHLIGALSGGQYQKVMIAKALLGKPDLMIFDEPSTGMDLKSQDDLYPLIHQLNETQGITVVTVEHNLRYAAHNASSFFHVVRGQGHFCTPQEYIREYLAENGGDCAHV
- a CDS encoding metal ABC transporter substrate-binding protein, with protein sequence MKRIVLLLLAGLLTLFAGCGGKKAPAKTAEGRLPVVASFYAMKEITEAIGGDKVAVTTLIPEGTEPHEFQPTTRSMKDLSRARVLVLQGLGMEPWAEDMVKAAENPGLVQVTAARDVAPIANEDAEEIREHGQYDPHAWLSPSCAQVEAAAIVRGLSQADPDNAAYYQANGEKFIGRLRQLEKTYKEKFQSVPRKDFVTGHAAFAYLCRDFGLEQNSVEGVFASGEPNARQLAKLVEYCREHQVNTIFTEAAVSPKTSQALAREVGAKVVPIHTLEGGEGEGNYLQQMEENLARIYESLK
- a CDS encoding response regulator transcription factor; the protein is MDNYSVLLVDDDPKLLDLLVNYFTKEQFTVLAARDGEEALRIFRKEQPQLLVLDLMLPKIDGRDVCRTIRQDSTVPIIMLTARDAEFDRLMGLELGADDYVTKPFSMRELVARVRALLRRTYGAYGQQKEGAPETVIRAGTLELDLDRHILRRKEEGDGWKPIELTPIEFNLLEVLMKSPGHVYNRLQLMENSHGFAFDGYERTIDAHIRNLRRKIEPDTKNPRYILTVYGIGYKFGG
- a CDS encoding sensor histidine kinase; translation: MHFHSVRNKMMLSTFLLILVCALIVIAICNQQMETHFFQYLQDPSALAGQQGGENCGQGLGMGRGMMGGGMGMGGMRRRMMMGAAERTFVESYHKSLWWIGFLFAGIGLVVSYFLSGNITRPLRQLSQAAEKIRQGELKQEVPVETGDEVGQLASVFNQMSAELAANESNRQELLANIAHELKTPLAVLQGHLESMLDGVEQPEPDKLFSMQEEVMRLTRLVGDLRDLSLAQVHQLELHLQPVDLGEKTERSAEMLEPLLEEKKLHFKKELAPDLPVRQLDPDRMNQILYNLITNAIRYTTPGTAILLKTEGAGEKVRLTIADEGPGIPPEDLPHVFEQFYRGEKSRNRASGGSGIGLSLAKSFVEAQGGHIEARNRPQGGAEFVVEV
- a CDS encoding DUF6803 family protein; the encoded protein is MVMTNYMDLLAANQPWNLILFMVIPVVLAESLVATEFYTTYYNGKAAGWKAWNHRLGIAAGVYFALVVLYLLVNVVPGIHWKGWADQLAIVAYLLGIVPLGAIALMEMGVTGKHLTEQQRTLRHFGLLIGFLVVSHVAMVFGMVDPTITGWQPMPAQMHQMDHMGHM
- a CDS encoding type 1 glutamine amidotransferase domain-containing protein, with translation MILTAMLALPLGALSAQAAPVKGRILVIASSEGTLELANHTRMSTGFFLNELAVPTEYLAQKGWEIVLATPEGKDPIMDQGSNDKKFFQDKETERARAEAFVNGLKPISFQQAIQGGLDRYDALFIPGGHAPMGSLMENQDLGTILKDFHAKEKPTALICHGPAAALAALPDPAGYRKALVDRDVRSVLALGKGWIYEGYAMTALSDAEEWPGEVAKGTEMPFHLEQALQLAGGKIQVQGINQSHVVKDRELITGQNPASDLELAKALEKALKK
- a CDS encoding winged helix-turn-helix transcriptional regulator; protein product: MNEKKYNCPVEAALSQLGGKYKAIILYYLMTESVLRFSQLQRHIPRATAKMLTQQLRELEGDGLIHRTVYPVVPPKTEYTLTDRGESLRPIIMAICNWGREYMAGTF
- a CDS encoding flavin reductase family protein, with amino-acid sequence MQKDIGAVMGLYPTPVTIVGTVAEGRVNWLPVAHVGVVEHTRFLISVDKAHEFSVRGIETNGTVSVSLVNRDILAAADYCGLHKGAQEDKSQVFPHHFDEVEGAPIPDNAPLVMTCRVIRKVEVGQFNNYILEPVHTYVEERYLNERNKPDYAKMRPILFEFRNALYLETGDVAGRCWQIGREFQVRR
- a CDS encoding LysR family transcriptional regulator; its protein translation is MDNKDILLLKTLYEEKNITHTAKRLFLSQPALTDRLKRLEAEFGCTLFLRQPRGIQFTSEGELLYRFFLQMESSYQKIRDSLSDARIHPAGTLSIACSNVFAKYHMPRILTQFRKIYPRIEIHMKSGFSHDRYRDFLEGKYHICIVRGDHNWNEEKRLLWQDPLCAFSREPLNMDLLPSYPYIHYVTDPLLQNVLDDWWYAHYRKPPLTIIETDAMDTCLKMVQEGLGFTLLSRSCGQDTPRITPTVLTTLEGKPLLRETWMFYRKNYRHLASVRAFVEFMEEKY